In Haliotis asinina isolate JCU_RB_2024 chromosome 15, JCU_Hal_asi_v2, whole genome shotgun sequence, one DNA window encodes the following:
- the LOC137265748 gene encoding negative elongation factor A-like gives MASGDTALWLHNKLGSTDDLWSGRTICSQLSKERLLSILECFHTLQPHVKVKLMLSFLHVPRRNTEVWKREMDEILNMAMMDTDPWVCMVAEILQTFPATGSLNTALEENSQTFAEVLSDLKKSVKKSADVRMLPIECQFLNKTALSNAAGQPPQPVKHFALKRKPKSATLRAELLQKSSEAAANKKNNVPNSVPIKIRSFAKKMDDSTPLKGLPGRSPTTPAFRAAGAGFGRINNTPLSTPPLSSRSNSARREGKIKFLDLDEVPVGSKEAKRRKKMAEIEAIEQQKKEKEAAASSAASATTTTTVTSYTPDYAAGLVPPATPKMPTPAVGTSTSTLPTPTPAYVPTASSRLPTQPAAVTTTTTASVTLSASTQQARQNLQQQLQQQLGQSQIRTQMIVTQQPGSQSQTVILQPQTTLQQVVTQQQTAVLTTTPLQQPQQQQQQQQPALLQQSVQVTTTPQAQTAVAAPAKKGLSLTREQMLEAQEMFKTSNKVTRPEKALILGFMAGSRDNPCPQQGDILNIRLSETEETVQQTDGVQRKMIADTYFQMNYSTGEWKRFKKFRELGAS, from the exons ATGGCCTCCGGTGACACTGCACTGTGGCTTCATAATAAACTAGGATCGACGGACGATTTGTGGTCAGGACGCACAATATGCTCACAGCTCAGCAAGGAACGTTTGTTAAGTATCCTGGAATGTTTTCATACACTTCAGCCGCATGTCAAGGTCAAGCTCATGCTGTCTTTCCTTCACGTTCCACGAAGAAACACAGAAGTG TGGAAACGGGAAATGGATGAGATTCTGAACATGGCCATGATGGACACTGACCCATGGGTGTGCATGGTGGCGGAGATTCTACAGACCTTCCCAGCTACAGGCTCTCTGAACACGGCCTTGGAGGAGAACAGTCAGACATTTGCAGAGGTCTTATCTGACCTTAAGAAAAGTG TGAAAAAGTCTGCAGATGTTCGCATGCTGCCTATTGAGTGCCAGTTCCTGAACAAGACAGCTCTGTCGAACGCTGCTGGCCAGCCTCCACAGCCTGTCAAACACTTCGCCCTTAAGAGAAAACCTAAGTCTGCCACACTTCGAGCTGAACTTCTTCAAAAGT cATCAGAAGCAGCTGCCAATAAGAAGAACAATGTACCTAACTCTGTGCCCATCAAGATTAGGAGTTTTGCAAAGAAGATGGACGATTCAA CTCCTCTGAAAGGCTTACCAGGAAGGAGTCCTACAACCCCAGCATTCCGGGCAGCAGGTGCTGGATTCGGGAGGATCAACAACACACCCCTCAGTACTCCCCCTCTCAGCAGCAGGTCCAACTCAGCTCGGAGAGAGGGCAAGATAAAG TTCTTGGACCTGGATGAAGTACCAGTTGGTTCTAAGGAAGCCAAGCGGAGAAAGAAGATGGCTG aaattGAGGCTATTGAGCAGCAGAAGAAGGAGAAAGAAGCAGCAGCATCTTCAGCGGCATCTGCAACAACTACGACAACAGTGACATCTTACACTCCAGACTATGCTGCAGGTCTTGTACCTCCAGCAACACCG AAAATGCCCACCCCTGCTGTCGGAACGAGCACATCAACATTGCCCACACCCACCCCAGCATATGTTCCCACAGCGAGCAGTCGACTCCCGACACAGCCTGCTGCTGTCACCACAACTACTACAG CATCGGTCACCCTGTCAGCCTCGACACAGCAGGCGAGACAAAACCTTCAGCAACAACTGCAGCAACAGTTAGGCCAGTCACAGATCAGGACACAGATGATCGTCACCCAGCAACCAGGCAGCCAATCACAGACAGTGATACTGCAGCCTCAGACAACCCTGCAGCAAGTGGtcacacaacaacaaacagctGTACTGACAACAACTCCACTACAACAGccgcaacaacagcaacaacaacagcaacctGCTCTACTTCAGCAGTCTGTACAGGTGACGACAACGCCGCAAGCACAGACAGCTGTCGCAGCACCAGCCAAGAAAGGCCTTTCACTCACA AGAGAACAAATGCTTGAAGCACAGGAGATGTTTAAGACGTCGAACAAAGTCACTCGGCCAGAGAAGGCCCTCATCCTTGGCTTTATGGCAGGATCAAGAG ACAACCCCTGCCCACAGCAGGGTGATATCCTCAACATCCGACTCAGTGAGACGGAGGAGACCGTACAACAGACTGACGGTGTTCAGAGGAAGATGATCGCCGACACCTACTTCCAAATGAACTATTCCACAGGAGAGTGGAAACGCTTTAAGAAATTCCGGGAGTTGGGAGCCTCCTAG